A region of Fibrobacter succinogenes subsp. succinogenes S85 DNA encodes the following proteins:
- the purL gene encoding phosphoribosylformylglycinamidine synthase: MLILRGTPALSDFRLQKLSSDFKAAGIPVASVYAEFLHVVDLSADLTASEKETLEKVLHYGPMREVKALEGELFVVCPRPGTISPWSSKATDIAHICGLPAIKRIERAIAYYVKFEGAAPAGAREKISAKIHDRMTQAVFADTAALEVLFSKEEPRPLNVIPVLTEGRNALVKADKEMGLALSADEIDYLVKNFTELKRNPTDVELYMFAQANSEHCRHKVFGAEWTIDGVKQDKSLFQMIKNTYQLHNSNIFSAYKDNAAVMKGATAGRFYADPRNNKYDFHNEEVDILMKVETHNHPTAISPFPGAATGSGGEIRDEGATGKGSKPKAGLTGFSVSNLKLPGAVQPWEKDFGSPSRIASALDIMIDGPLGGAAFNNEYGRPNILGYFRTFEQEVNAQNGKEVRGYHKPIMLAGGLGNIKHQHIEKGHIDPGDHLIVLGGPAMLIGLGGGAASSVANGAGNESLDFASVQRENPEMERRCQEVIDRCWAMNEENPITFIHDVGAGGLSNAFPELVNDGGLGGKFELRNVPNDEPGMSPFEIWSNESQERYVIAIAGDKLDVFDAICKRERCPYAVVGEAIPEKHLTLTDKHFGTTPIDMPLGVLLGKPPRMIRNEKSQKRPLSSQVVPAGVTVKDLAHRVLANPTVADKTFLISIGDRSVTGMICRDQMVGPWQVPVADCAVTSATLDTYEGEVMSMGERAPIALISPAAAARMTVAESLTNMAAACVPDMGRVNLSANWMATPNYEGDGADLYEAVKSIGMELCPELGITIPVGKDSMSMSTVWQDEKGSHRVTAPISLVISAFAPCADVRKTLTPQLLQKKDTTLVLVDLARGKNRMGASIAAQVYNLLGDKAPDVDSAKELRAFFETIQKLNADGKIMAYHDKSDGGLFTTVVEMAFAGHVGVTLDATALKGNVIDALFNEELGAVLQVANADLAAVKAAFEAVGLGDTVSEIGKLNDTYNIVIGDYAEGLSDLRAIWSDTTRRIAALRDNPECAESEYKLKLEQDDPGITPKVTFDLAASAKIIKDYASRPKMAILREQGVNGELEMAAAFAKAGFESIDVHMTDILSGRVSLKDFNGLVACGGFSYGDVLGAGEGWAKSILFNPKARAEFEAYFNRKDTFTLGVCNGCQMVSNLKDLIPGAKHWPRFVQNISERFEARYCSLKVEDTPAVLLKGMAGSVLPIAVAHGEGRAEFASREAAEACLKTGLVALRYVDGKHEYTERYPLNPNGSPFGINGLCSEDGRALVMMPHPERVFRTCQYSWHPAEWGEDGPWMQLFRNGRIFVG, encoded by the coding sequence ATGCTCATTCTTCGTGGTACTCCGGCTCTGTCGGATTTCCGTCTGCAAAAGCTTTCATCTGATTTTAAGGCCGCTGGGATTCCGGTTGCATCTGTGTATGCCGAATTCCTCCATGTGGTGGATCTGTCCGCCGACCTGACCGCTTCCGAAAAGGAAACGCTCGAAAAGGTCCTTCATTACGGCCCGATGCGCGAAGTCAAGGCGCTCGAAGGTGAACTCTTTGTGGTCTGCCCGCGTCCGGGTACGATCAGCCCGTGGAGCTCGAAGGCTACCGATATCGCTCACATTTGCGGCCTCCCGGCAATCAAGCGCATCGAACGCGCCATTGCTTACTACGTGAAGTTTGAAGGTGCAGCTCCTGCTGGCGCACGTGAAAAGATTTCTGCCAAGATTCACGACCGCATGACGCAGGCTGTGTTTGCTGATACTGCCGCTCTCGAAGTTCTCTTCAGCAAGGAAGAACCGCGTCCGCTCAATGTGATTCCGGTCCTTACCGAAGGTCGCAACGCTCTCGTGAAGGCCGACAAGGAAATGGGCCTTGCCCTCTCCGCCGACGAAATCGATTATCTCGTCAAGAACTTTACCGAACTCAAGCGCAACCCGACCGACGTTGAACTTTACATGTTCGCTCAGGCCAACTCGGAACACTGCCGCCACAAGGTGTTCGGTGCCGAATGGACTATCGATGGTGTGAAGCAGGACAAGTCCTTGTTCCAGATGATCAAGAACACTTACCAGCTCCACAATTCCAACATCTTCAGCGCTTACAAGGATAACGCTGCTGTGATGAAGGGTGCAACGGCTGGCCGCTTCTACGCTGACCCGCGCAACAACAAGTACGACTTCCACAACGAAGAAGTCGACATCCTCATGAAGGTCGAAACCCACAACCATCCGACGGCTATTTCTCCGTTCCCGGGTGCCGCTACGGGTAGTGGTGGTGAAATCCGCGACGAAGGTGCAACGGGTAAGGGTTCCAAGCCGAAGGCTGGCCTTACGGGCTTCAGCGTTTCGAACCTCAAGCTTCCGGGTGCAGTTCAGCCGTGGGAAAAGGACTTTGGTAGTCCGTCCCGCATTGCATCCGCTCTCGACATTATGATTGACGGCCCGCTCGGTGGTGCCGCATTCAACAACGAATACGGTCGTCCGAACATCCTCGGTTACTTCCGTACGTTCGAACAGGAAGTCAATGCCCAGAACGGCAAGGAAGTCCGCGGTTACCACAAGCCGATTATGTTGGCTGGGGGCTTGGGCAACATCAAACACCAGCATATCGAGAAGGGCCACATCGACCCGGGTGACCACTTGATCGTTCTCGGCGGTCCGGCCATGTTGATCGGTCTTGGTGGCGGTGCAGCAAGCTCTGTTGCTAACGGTGCCGGTAACGAATCTCTCGACTTTGCTTCTGTGCAGCGTGAAAACCCGGAAATGGAACGCCGCTGCCAGGAAGTCATCGACCGCTGCTGGGCGATGAACGAAGAAAACCCGATTACGTTTATTCATGACGTGGGTGCAGGTGGACTTTCTAACGCCTTCCCGGAACTCGTGAATGATGGCGGCCTCGGCGGTAAGTTTGAACTCCGCAACGTGCCGAACGACGAACCGGGCATGAGCCCGTTCGAAATTTGGAGTAACGAATCCCAGGAACGTTATGTTATCGCTATTGCTGGTGACAAGCTCGATGTGTTCGACGCTATCTGTAAGCGTGAACGCTGCCCGTACGCTGTAGTGGGCGAGGCTATCCCTGAAAAGCACTTGACCCTTACGGACAAGCACTTTGGCACGACTCCGATTGACATGCCGCTCGGCGTGCTCCTCGGTAAACCGCCTCGCATGATCCGCAATGAAAAGTCCCAGAAGCGCCCGCTCTCTTCTCAGGTGGTGCCGGCTGGTGTGACGGTGAAGGACCTTGCACATCGCGTGCTTGCTAACCCGACCGTTGCAGATAAGACGTTCTTGATTTCCATTGGTGACCGTTCTGTGACGGGTATGATTTGCCGTGACCAGATGGTTGGTCCGTGGCAGGTGCCGGTTGCTGACTGCGCCGTGACGAGTGCAACGCTCGACACGTACGAAGGTGAAGTCATGAGTATGGGCGAACGCGCTCCGATCGCTCTCATTTCTCCGGCTGCTGCAGCACGCATGACGGTTGCTGAATCCCTCACGAACATGGCTGCCGCTTGTGTCCCGGATATGGGCCGCGTAAACTTGTCCGCAAACTGGATGGCTACGCCGAACTACGAAGGCGATGGCGCTGACCTTTACGAAGCTGTGAAGTCCATCGGTATGGAACTCTGCCCGGAACTTGGCATTACGATTCCGGTCGGTAAGGACTCCATGAGCATGAGCACCGTGTGGCAGGACGAAAAGGGTAGCCACCGCGTGACCGCTCCGATTTCGCTCGTTATCAGTGCGTTTGCTCCTTGCGCTGACGTTCGCAAGACGCTCACGCCGCAGCTCTTGCAGAAGAAGGACACGACGCTTGTGCTCGTGGACCTCGCTCGTGGCAAGAACCGCATGGGTGCATCCATTGCCGCTCAGGTTTACAACCTCCTCGGCGATAAGGCTCCGGATGTCGATTCCGCTAAGGAACTCCGCGCCTTCTTCGAAACGATCCAGAAGCTCAATGCCGATGGCAAGATTATGGCTTACCACGACAAGAGCGATGGCGGCCTCTTCACGACGGTGGTCGAAATGGCATTTGCCGGTCACGTGGGTGTGACGCTCGATGCTACAGCTCTCAAGGGCAATGTGATTGACGCTTTGTTCAACGAAGAACTCGGTGCCGTTCTCCAGGTCGCAAACGCAGACCTCGCAGCTGTTAAGGCTGCATTTGAAGCTGTCGGTCTCGGCGATACCGTTTCTGAAATCGGTAAGCTCAACGATACGTACAACATTGTGATTGGCGACTACGCCGAAGGCCTCTCTGACCTCCGCGCCATCTGGAGTGATACGACTCGCCGCATTGCCGCTCTCCGTGACAATCCGGAATGTGCCGAAAGCGAATACAAGCTCAAGCTCGAACAGGACGATCCGGGTATCACGCCGAAGGTCACGTTCGATCTCGCTGCAAGCGCCAAAATCATCAAGGATTACGCAAGCCGCCCGAAGATGGCTATTCTCCGTGAACAGGGCGTCAACGGCGAACTCGAAATGGCTGCTGCATTTGCAAAGGCTGGCTTCGAATCTATCGACGTTCACATGACGGACATCCTCTCTGGTCGCGTAAGCCTCAAGGACTTCAACGGTCTCGTCGCTTGCGGTGGCTTTAGCTACGGTGACGTTCTCGGTGCAGGCGAAGGCTGGGCCAAGAGCATCTTGTTCAACCCGAAGGCTCGCGCTGAATTCGAAGCTTACTTCAACCGCAAGGACACCTTCACGCTGGGCGTTTGCAACGGCTGCCAGATGGTCTCGAACCTCAAGGATTTGATTCCGGGCGCTAAGCACTGGCCGCGCTTTGTGCAGAACATCTCCGAACGCTTCGAAGCTCGTTACTGCTCTTTGAAGGTCGAAGATACGCCGGCTGTGCTCCTCAAGGGTATGGCTGGTTCAGTCCTCCCGATCGCTGTTGCTCACGGTGAAGGTCGTGCCGAATTCGCAAGTCGCGAAGCCGCTGAAGCATGTCTCAAGACGGGTCTCGTGGCTCTCCGCTATGTCGACGGCAAGCACGAATACACCGAACGCTATCCGCTCAACCCGAACGGTTCTCCGTTTGGCATCAACGGCCTCTGCTCTGAAGACGGCCGCGCTCTCGTGATGATGCCGCACCCGGAACGCGTATTCCGCACCTGCCAATACTCTTGGCACCCAGCAGAATGGGGTGAAGATGGCCCGTGGATGCAGCTGTTCCGCAACGGCCGTATCTTCGTAGGGTAA
- a CDS encoding sugar 3,4-ketoisomerase: MEWNEEQLKEPRLIDIPIAHDQRGNLSVVEGGELIPFDIKRLYYLYDVPGGTTRGGHAHRKLRQLIIAASGSFDVILDDGKKRSKYSLNRSYHGLYIPTMHWREIENFSSGAVCMVLASEHYDKSDYIYEYEDFVKEATSRI; the protein is encoded by the coding sequence ATGGAATGGAACGAAGAACAGCTTAAAGAACCACGTTTAATTGATATTCCCATCGCTCACGACCAGCGTGGCAACTTGAGCGTTGTTGAAGGCGGAGAACTCATCCCGTTTGATATCAAGCGCTTGTACTACCTGTACGACGTTCCAGGCGGAACAACCCGCGGGGGCCATGCCCATCGCAAGCTACGTCAGCTGATTATCGCTGCAAGCGGTAGTTTTGACGTGATTCTGGACGACGGCAAAAAGCGTTCCAAATATTCGCTGAACCGTTCCTATCACGGGCTTTACATCCCGACAATGCATTGGCGCGAAATTGAGAACTTCTCTTCGGGCGCAGTTTGCATGGTACTCGCTTCCGAGCACTACGACAAATCCGATTACATCTATGAATATGAGGATTTTGTGAAAGAAGCTACTTCTCGTATCTAG